The Theileria annulata chromosome 2, complete sequence, *** SEQUENCING IN PROGRESS *** genomic sequence GAAGAAAATGAGGTTAGAGGAGTCTATTTGCACGAACTTCAACACATGACTAATACTGATATCCCAAGTCCCGAAGCATATCCGTTGTACATTAAAGGTACGACtcaatttaaaacaatttatttaggATTAACTATAAATGGAAACACTGTAGAATGTATTGATGCATCGCCTTATTCTCAGCAATTTCCAGTAATTCTATATGAGTGGTATGCTAAATGTTacttatttataattaggTTCATCGGAGTTGAATATAATTCACTTGATCGCTATTCTCCAGAAGCACTATATGACGGgaaaacatttaaaattccATTTGAAGCTATCggtaaatatatattctgCAGGGGTCACAGACTTGTTGAGGCTCAATTAAAAGTTAATAACATGTTCTCAAACTCAGGACCTTATGACCCGCACATAAACGTATTCCAAAACTCATACCCAAATGAGAAAAAATTCCATGTATTcaatgtatatataaacatAAACATGTAGAATATATCAACTCTATGCTCTGCTGGCCCTGTGGACATATCTAACGACCTGGCCTTGAGGATTCTCGAGAACCTAAGCGAGGATTTTTCAACAGATTGTATTTTATGTTACAACAAAGACTTTAAAAGCGGTATAACATACGAGAAGTCAAAATTACTGAATCAAGTTGTGGATGTAAAACTTCAAATAACTACAAAACTCTGTATTGTGGTTTCAAAGGAGGACAAAGACAGGCACAAAATCTTTTCAATTGGAGCATTTGATACCAAAATCAGCGAAGATGAAGAATCGGAGGATACGGTCTCGTTTGAACAATCTTTAGAGGATATAGTGGTTAGTTTTACATGATTCAGCGGCAATCACTACACATTGTAGGTCCAGGATTCCAAACACTCAGATACTGAGATTTCATTCGGAACATACGAGgagaaaa encodes the following:
- a CDS encoding uncharacterized protein (all_bases.cand.1468 - hypothetical protein) translates to MDSVSDYFSFLRLNKNTNTSDDKKKTPEPITLAPLRRKLKPDDYMSRVQVEDHIIPIWERETEVSEEKKPVEDITMSYSYSLLSFVSRSITEGTVSSYESDHFELLSESDIEENEVRGVYLHELQHMTNTDIPSPEAYPLYIKGLTINGNTVECIDASPYSQQFPVILYEWFIGVEYNSLDRYSPEALYDGKTFKIPFEAIGKYIFCRGHRLVEAQLKVNNMFSNSGPYDPHINVFQNSYPNEKKFHNISTLCSAGPVDISNDLALRILENLSEDFSTDCILCYNKDFKSGITYEKSKLLNQVVDVKLQITTKLCIVVSKEDKDRHKIFSIGAFDTKISEDEESEDTVSFEQSLEDIVVQDSKHSDTEISFGTYEEKKIKNYFSLKFDDRIQCVTVLYTIRAFMAQQKSGFPRDSWSEALDKGDLDFVVKVVREYLSSI